The genomic window GTGAGGAGGCTGACCTTGAGATAGTGGAACTCTTCGTCCAAAGTGGTAGCTCTCTTGTAGGTAAAAAACTTAAAGAGATAGACCTAAGGAGGGTATACGGCGTTACCGTTATAGGCATAAGAAGGTCCGATGGAAGCCTTGACCTTACAGTGTCAGGAGACACGCAGATAGAAGAAGGAGACACGCTTTTATTGCTCGGTAAGCCTTCAAACATAAGAAAGGCTATGGATTTCTACAAGGAGGTTTTAATATGAGGTTTAAAAAGATAATGACAGACTTTTTCCTGCTTATGGTTCTTACTACAAACATTAGCTTTATATTTAATCCAAATCCTTACGAGTTGGTAATAACAGTTATAGCAAACCTAACAGCCACCATACTAAAGCTCGGCGAGGGTAAGATATTGGCGACAGAAATGACCGCGGCAAGCCTTGTGGCAGACCTTCACCTTATACCCGCAGCCTTTATATACTTCTTGGGAGATATCCCGGAGGCGGTTAGTCTCGCTGTAGGTGCTCTTGCAGCAAACATCATATCCATACTCCTCTCCATCATAGAAGCCATCTTTAGCTACCTGTCAGAGGAGTAGGCTATCCATTAGCCTTAGCTTTTCTCTCTCTATTGCCTGCCCAAGCTCTTTACCTTCAAGCCCTTTAAACCTTTCAACTTCAACCTTTACATGGCGGAGCTTTTCTAAATATAGCTTTACCTTGTCCCTTTGGTAGATCATAAGGATAAGGAGAAAGGCTATTGGCTTGCCCTTGAGTGTAAGGTAGATCTCTGAATTTTTCTCTGCGGTTTTTAGGGTCTGTATGACCTTATGTAGACTGCCCTTTATTAACCTGTAGCTTTCTCTTACCCAAGAGGGTGCACTTATATCCCTTAGGATAATCTCACCTATCTCTTCTTTAAGCTCTTTTATGAGAAATAAGAAGTACACCCAACCGTAGTCTATATTTTCCTGAGGAAACTCTATCTTGTGCCAGCTTATTATCTCCCTTAGCTTTTCTAAGCTCGTTTCTATTTCTGGCTTGAACTCAAAGCCTTCTATAACCTGCCCAAGCACTTGGTATTTTTTATAAAGTTTGAGAATCTCTAAAAGTCTTTCCTCTCTGAGTGCAAGTCTAAGCTCATTTAGTAGCCTTCCCCTCGGAGCTTTTTTTATTAGACCCATCTCTACCGCACTCCTCAGGAGCTTTTCTGTGCTTTTTGAAAGTTTAAAGTCAAACCTACCTGCAAACCTCAAAGCTCTGAGGATTCTCACAGGGTCCTCTACAAAGCTCATAGGGTGCAAAACCCTTATTATCCTGTCCTTTAAGTCTCTGAGCCCTCCAAAGTAGTCTATGAGAGTGCCAAAGTCTTCTGGGTTTATAGAAAGAGCCATGGCGTTTATGGTAAAGTCCCTTCTAAGGAGATCTTCCCTTAAGGTTGCCCATTCCACCACTGGGTAAGACCCGGGGTGAGGGTATGTTTCCCTTCTTGTGGTGGCAAATTCTAATTTGTAGCCTTCTATCTTCATGTGTGCGGTTCCAAACTCAGGAAAAGTGTGACAATCTACACCCCACTCCTCTGCGAGCCTCCGTGCCAACTTTATTGCATCACCTTCCACTACAAGGTCAAGGTCCCATATGCTTTTTTTCATAAGCAGGTCTCTAACCACGCCCCCTACAAGATAGACCCCGTAGCCAAACCTCTGTGCGGTATTTCCTATCTTTTCCAACATGGGCTTTAGCTCCTCTGGTACAGGAAGCCTTCTCTCGTAGGCTTTTGTTCCCTCCATGTGTTTTCTGTAGGCATGAAGAAGGTCTAACCTCGTTATCACACCCACGACCCTTCCTTCTAAAACAACAGGTATAAGCTTTTCTCCGTATCTTGAAAGTATGTTCTCCGCATCCCATACAAAGTCTTCTGGTGTAAGGCTGTGAAACTCTTCAACCATGAAATCCTTAACCTTGCCCACTACGCCGTGCTTTTGGGCTTTGAGTAGGTTCTTCTTGTATACAATCCCCACAAGCCTACCTTTATCATCTATTACAGGTGCACCGGCGAAATTCCTCTGTGTCAGCTCAAGGAGTGCAAGGTTTGCATCCATATCTTCATGAAGAAGAAAGGGTGGATAGCTCATGACCTCATCTACTTTTAGTGGAACTCTCTCTCCCCTTAGCATAGCCTCCAACAAGCCCTTAAGCCTCTCTCCGGAGACTCCTTCAAACTTTGCGGCGCTTGCAAACTCATGCCCTCCACCTCCTAACTTTCTGAGCACTTCAGAGACATCAAATTCATTCCTAATGGCACGTCCAAAGAGGTAGGTCTTTCCACCAGCCTCAACTATAACAAAGAAAGCGGATGACTCCCTTATGTCTCTAAGCTCATACACAAGGCTCAGCAGGTCAGGTCTGTATTCTTCCATTCTTAGAACCAAGAGACTTATCCTCTTACCATTCAAGAATAAACTCTCAAAGCTAACTAAATGCTTTGAGAGAAGGTGTATATGTTCTTTGCTTATACCACCGCTTAGGAGGTTTCTGAGAATTTTGAGATTTAAACCCTTTCTTAGTAGCCACTCTACAGCTCTTGCATCTCTGTATGTGGTTCCCTCGTAAGTAAGCATGCCCGTGTCTTCGTATATGCCAAGAGCCAATATGGTGGCGGACTCGCTATCTATTACCTTTCCCTTTTCCATAAGTTCCTCTACAATAAGGGTTGTGCAACTTCCCACCGCATCCACTTTTCCCTCAAAGCCTTTGGGTGCAGAGGGATGGTGGTCAAATATGTATATCTTGCCTATTTTTTCACCAAACCTTTGCAGGTATTCCTCATAGTCATGGCTGTCCACAAGCACTAAATCAAAACTCTCAGGCAAGTTATCTAAAATCCTAAACCTTTCCTTAAAGTGGCTAAGCACCTCACTGGCTCTTTTGGAGAGGTAGTTGGGCTTAAGTAAGAAGGCATCCTCATACAGAAGCATAATACCGTAGGCGGAAGATAGGGCATCTAGGTCTGCTCCTTCCTGAAGGACTATTATTTTAGGCATGGGTTTAAAATTATATTGTGGAGAAAATAATAATGCCTTTTGCTGGACTTATTTTAGGTTTTGCCTTCGTAGAGTTCACCTACAGGCTTGCTAACTTTAAACTATTGCCCCTTTATATGCTTAGCCTGCCTTTTAAGCTCTTTCTGTTTGCTCTTGCCCTTTTTGTCTGCTATAACCTCAGAGATACCTATGGTTTTCTTTTCTGTTTTCTCGGCTTTATCCTTGGTTTTTTCCTTTCATTAATCTTCAGAGGATTTATGAAAAATGGAAGACCTGAAGGTGCTTGAACCTCTTTTTAGGAATGCTCTGTTTCAGTTTTTCCTCTGGATGGCATTGATCCAGCTTCTTGCTCAGGTGTTTTTAGATAGGCGTATAGCTTTCTGGGTATCCTCTATAAGCACCACTGTTTTGTGGCTAAAAGCCTTCGACCCCATAACTCCCATAAAGGCTTGGCTTGTAATACTTCTAATATTTTCCCTATACCTCCTTCCCAAGGTCTTTTTTCACTTTAACCTTTTTCTGTATCTCAAGGGAAGGAAAAGGTGTCCCGAATGCTACAGCGAAGTCCACTGGAGGGCTAAGAAGTGCCCCTTCTGTGGTTATGCCTTCAAAGGTGTGGAAGGACCAGGTGAGGAGGAATAGATTATAAATAACTTCATGCGAAGGGGGTAAGGCATGGCGATGGTGGACCTATACAGGACCTTGAAAAGGCAGGTCTTTAAGGTCTTTATGGAAGAAAGGGAAAAGAGAAGGACAGCTATAAGGCTAAGGCTTGAGGTTCAGAAGAAAGCCTTTGACAAGAAAGAAAACCTGCATTAAAATATTTACCTTGTAGGGGCGGTAGCTCAGTTGGGAGAGCGCCTGCTTGGCGTGTAGGAGGTCGGGGGTTCAAGTCCCCTCCGCTCCACTTCAAATATCAACCAAACCCGCATAAATACTTGACTTGTGAATTTAACATTTTCTTGTTTAGTATGGTTTAGTATGGTTAATTTATGTTTGTTTTTCGGCAGTATTTCGTCTTCAGAAAGGGCTTGACAATGTATGGTCAGAGAGCTATAATAGAAAATGCTCCAAATCCTCCATTCAATAGCTCCCTCTCCCCACAGCCCCCGCAAGGGGGCTTTTAACTAAATCTATGCCCTAAGTCCTCTTCCGTGAGGGAGG from Hydrogenobacter sp. T-8 includes these protein-coding regions:
- a CDS encoding CBS domain-containing protein, which produces MPKIIVLQEGADLDALSSAYGIMLLYEDAFLLKPNYLSKRASEVLSHFKERFRILDNLPESFDLVLVDSHDYEEYLQRFGEKIGKIYIFDHHPSAPKGFEGKVDAVGSCTTLIVEELMEKGKVIDSESATILALGIYEDTGMLTYEGTTYRDARAVEWLLRKGLNLKILRNLLSGGISKEHIHLLSKHLVSFESLFLNGKRISLLVLRMEEYRPDLLSLVYELRDIRESSAFFVIVEAGGKTYLFGRAIRNEFDVSEVLRKLGGGGHEFASAAKFEGVSGERLKGLLEAMLRGERVPLKVDEVMSYPPFLLHEDMDANLALLELTQRNFAGAPVIDDKGRLVGIVYKKNLLKAQKHGVVGKVKDFMVEEFHSLTPEDFVWDAENILSRYGEKLIPVVLEGRVVGVITRLDLLHAYRKHMEGTKAYERRLPVPEELKPMLEKIGNTAQRFGYGVYLVGGVVRDLLMKKSIWDLDLVVEGDAIKLARRLAEEWGVDCHTFPEFGTAHMKIEGYKLEFATTRRETYPHPGSYPVVEWATLREDLLRRDFTINAMALSINPEDFGTLIDYFGGLRDLKDRIIRVLHPMSFVEDPVRILRALRFAGRFDFKLSKSTEKLLRSAVEMGLIKKAPRGRLLNELRLALREERLLEILKLYKKYQVLGQVIEGFEFKPEIETSLEKLREIISWHKIEFPQENIDYGWVYFLFLIKELKEEIGEIILRDISAPSWVRESYRLIKGSLHKVIQTLKTAEKNSEIYLTLKGKPIAFLLILMIYQRDKVKLYLEKLRHVKVEVERFKGLEGKELGQAIEREKLRLMDSLLL
- a CDS encoding DUF6394 family protein, with protein sequence MRFKKIMTDFFLLMVLTTNISFIFNPNPYELVITVIANLTATILKLGEGKILATEMTAASLVADLHLIPAAFIYFLGDIPEAVSLAVGALAANIISILLSIIEAIFSYLSEE